GCGAGAGCTCATCGCGTTCTTCGCCCGTCAACGCGGCAAGATCCGGGACGCTGCGGTGCGGAACGAGGTGGACTTCCAAAGGCCAGCGCGCAGCGAACGGCACATAGGCGCTGAAGTGCTTGGCCTCCAGGACCATGCGGCTGCCGTCCTCACGTTCGGCCTTGAGGAGGGAGGCCCCGAGCGTTTCCTTCGCGTCGACGTCGTCGTAGTACTTTCGCGCTACCGCACCGAGCTGGGCGGCGCGGGGGGTCACGTAGGGGTAAGCGTAAATTTGGCCGTGCGGGTGGTGCAAGGTGACGCCGATGTCCGCGCCGCGGTTCTCGAACGGGAACACCTGCTTGATGCCGGGGAGGGCGCTCAGAGTTTCAGTGCGTTGGGCCCACGCTTCGATGACCGTACGCGCACGTGTTTCGCCCAGTTCAGCGAAGGAGCCGGTGTGCTGAGGTGTGAAGGCGACAACCTCGCAGCGGCCGTACGCCGGGCCCTTGAGGCTGTGGCCGGAGTGCCCGGGTGCAGGAAGCGGGGGGATATCACCCACGGCCGGACCCAATGAAGGGAAGCGGTTCTCGAACACCACCACGTCATAGTCCGATGCCGGGATTTCCGAAGGGTTAGCAGCCGTGGTGGGGCAGATGGGGCACTGATCAGCAGGGGGAAGGTGCGTACGGGTTTGGCGGTGGGCAGCTACCGCCACCCAGTCACCGGACAAAGCGTCGTAGCGCACCTCGCCTGGCTCGCCACGGGCAGGAAGCTCGCGGTGGTCCACCAGGGAATCCGGTGTTCGCTCCGGCGTTCCGGGGTCGTCGAAGTAGATCAGCTCTCGGCTGTCCGCGAGGCGGGTGCTGGTGATGCGGCTCATAGGTTCAGTATTTCACAAGTGACCAAAAACGCATA
The sequence above is a segment of the Arthrobacter sp. StoSoilB22 genome. Coding sequences within it:
- the galT gene encoding galactose-1-phosphate uridylyltransferase, encoding MSRITSTRLADSRELIYFDDPGTPERTPDSLVDHRELPARGEPGEVRYDALSGDWVAVAAHRQTRTHLPPADQCPICPTTAANPSEIPASDYDVVVFENRFPSLGPAVGDIPPLPAPGHSGHSLKGPAYGRCEVVAFTPQHTGSFAELGETRARTVIEAWAQRTETLSALPGIKQVFPFENRGADIGVTLHHPHGQIYAYPYVTPRAAQLGAVARKYYDDVDAKETLGASLLKAEREDGSRMVLEAKHFSAYVPFAARWPLEVHLVPHRSVPDLAALTGEERDELSHVYLDLLKRLDALYPTPMPYISAWHQAPLDPALRPAGQLHLQLTSPRRAADKLKYLAGSEAAMGAFINDTTPEAVAERLRSVAAQPSTMTLEGTRA